GATCCAGCAAGATCAAATCCACCTGATTATTTTTGACGTGGCTGACCACATCTTTACCGCTGGCCATATGGGTCACGGCATAACCGGCATTCTTGCAATAGGCAATTTGCACTTCGGCAATATTCATTTCATCTTCAACGATCAGTATTTGCTGTTTTCGCATATGTTGATAACCTTAAATGTTCAGCGGGCTGCCAGGGGCAGGGTCAGTTTAATGCACAAGCCCCCCAGCGGGGAAGACATGGCGGTGATCGTCCCCTGGTGCGCTTCGATAATTTGCTTACACAGCGCCAGTCCAAGGCCGGAGCCACCATATTTGCGGCTGCGTGAAGCTTCTACCCGGTAAAAGCGCTCGAACAGTTTGGGCCGTTTAGCGGCAGTGACCCCGGGGGCGGAGTCCTGAATTTGAATTTCCAGCGTCTGTCCGGCGCAATGAGTGACGATGTTGAGCTTGCCCCCCGGGTCGGTGTAACGGCAGCTGTTTTCCAGCAGGTTGGAAAACAGCTGTTTGATCCTGTCTTTATCGACAATAGCTGTATATTCGCGGGCGTTGGGGTCGTCCAGGTTATGGCTGACGCTTAGGTTGCACTGCTCAAATTTCCCCTGATAGTTGGCCACCACCTGGGACAGCAAAACCAAAGGCTGCTGCTCGGTTTTCTTATAGGTCAGGCCGCCGATATCTGAACTGGAAAGCTGGTAGAGGTCGTCCACCAGGCGGTTTAATTTTTCGATTTCCTCGATAAACAGGGCGATCTTTTTCTCGTCCGCCTGGAAGATGCCGTCCTGTATGGCAATCAACTGGGATTTGATCACCGTCAGTGGGGTTCTGAGTTCGTGGGAGGTGTCCGACATCCACTGGTAGCGGTTGCTTTGGTTTTTTTCCAGGGTCTGGGCGAGATCGTTAACGTTTTCCGACAATTGTCCCAGTTCATCCCGGGTCAGCACAGGCACCCGGGTATCGTACAAGCCGCCGCGCAGGCCGTTGGTGGCGGCTATCAGGCGTTTTATCGGCGCCACCAGGTGGCGGGATAACCCTAACGCCATCAGTACGGCGAGAAAGATCACCGCCAGGGCGATCAGGGCAAACATCTGGTACTGTTGTTTGAGGAAGATGCTGGCGGGACTGTTTTTTTCCGCATTGGCGGGCACCAGCGCCAGGTAGCCCACGGTATCGCCGTTAAAGGTGATAGCTTCGATCCACTGGTTCTCGTCGATATCTTCCCGGCCGACAAAAGGCACCTTGTTGGCGTCGTAGAAGCTGATGCGCCGCTCTGTCTTCATAAAGTCGTCGCCCTCGTTTTTCGGCGGCCTGTAGTTCCTGTCGCTGCGCTCTTCTCTTGGCGGTGGCCTGTAGCTCCTGTCACCGCGGTCTTCTCTTGGCGGCGGCCTGTTGTTTCTGTCACCGCGCCCCTCTCTTGGTGGCGGCCTGTTGTCCCTGTCACCGCGGCCTTCTCTTGGTGGTGGCCTGTTGTTTCTGTCGCCACGCCCTTCTCTTGGCGGTGGGCCGGATCTCGGGCGTTGTTCATGGCGGGGAGCGGGCTGTGAGGCTTTTTCCGGCATTCTGGTGTCTGAGTTGGGAGCAAAAACATCACGCCATAGTTCCCGGTCTTGGGTTAAGGGCTGCCAGCTTTGGTGTTGTTGATAAACCTGAGTCAGCGACTGTTTTACCCGGGTAAAATACTGCTGGTCGCTGGTATTGACGAACTCGTTAAAACCTGAGGTTAAACTCCAGATCACCAGGGCCAGCAATAAAAGTACGGCAATAAAATTGCTGATTAAAAAGGCGAGTGAAAATTTATGTAGCAGTTTCAATGAATAAGATCCGGTGCTTGCTGTATTGGCTTGATATCAGGTTTGTGCATTAGCATAACCCTATTGCTGGGGAAAATACCGCTCTTTTTGGCTTTAAGCCGATTTTTCCGCCGCCAGAAGGTGAAGATTAAGCGGCGGACAGGGTTTTAACGGCAATAAGTGCCGGTTTCGATCAGGCCGCCGTTGCTGACGGTTTTTTGCTCGAAATCATAACAGTTGGCTGTGCCCGCCGATGGACGGTAACTGACATAATAATTTTCTCCGCGGTAGTCATAACGCATGGTGCGGCTGCCGTCTTCACCTATAACATGGCTGAGGTTTTCCACGCCGTCCTGCGGCGGTGTTAAATGGGCCCGTGCGCCTGTGGTATCGCCGCTTAACGGGCTGACCCGGGGTAAGATGCCGGTGTCGACTTCCCCCACCAGGCACTGGATGATATAGGGAGGTGTTACTGAGGTATGGTAGCGGTAACCAAAGCTTTCATCGGCCTGGCCGTTACAGACATCTAAAGTACCGGCTTCAATTGCCGAACCGTCCGGATTGTTATTGCCGTATAGGGGGTAACCGTCGTAGCCCCAGCCGATCACTGTGTCGTCGGCTTTATTCGGCATAGCGTCAATCATGCAGTTCGGTGCGACATGGTAGTGATAGTCGTCTCCCCGCCCGGCATGTCCGCCGCAGTTGTCCAGCTGGCCCAATACCAGGGTGTCTGCGTTGGCATCATAGTTATAAACATCCAATTCCCCCTGGGCGGAATAATCGTAAATAGGGACGCCGTTTACCGCCACGCCGACAGCGGCATCTATAGTCGTCAGGCTGGAGGCCAGTTGCGGCGTCAGCTTGACGGGAGCGGCATAGTTGACGACGGGTACAGGAATTTGCTCGTTGGTGCCGGTAATACCGTTCATCAGATCATGGTCAGGATAAGTATCTGAAATGATATAGGCATACTCGTTATCGCAGTTGACGCTCACACCGTTGAAGCCGCCGGCGGCGACCGAGTCAGTGATCTGCTGGCAGGCTTCCCGCTTAGTGGTGTCTTCAATATTGTCGACGCCGATATTGCTGGCTTCACTGCCGCCGGTTTCCGTGCCCGGCCCCCGGCTGTTGGGGTTGCAGGCAAAATATTTCCGGTCCGGGGTGTACTCGCAGTAGCCGGTTTCAGTCCGGTCGCCTCTGCTCATCTGGCACTGGCTGAATTCTGCCTGATCCTGGCAGATTGCTATTGCCTGTTGCGGCGGCTGGCCGCCGGGTCCTCGCGGTTTCGGCGGCGGTTCCGGGACAAAAGCCTGGGCCAAATGGGTGAGTGCCAGCAGGCAACCGGCGGTTAATAGATTGAATTTCATGATGTTACTCCTTCACAGGTTCAATAGGTTTCGCTAATCCGTATGTTTGTGTGCTTGAGCGCTTTTCGACGCCGGTTTGGCGGTTTTGTTAATGCTCGGTTGTTGTGGCGTTGGAAAAGCTATATGGCCGGTTTTTCCTGCAGGGATCATCTGGTACCTGGGTTTGATCACGCTGGTATAAACCGCTCCCAGGGAAGGCGGAAAATGTATTTTCAGTTGTTCGACCTGGCTTTGTCCGTGGCGGCCGACGATTTTTATCAGGGTAAAATCATGATCGCCGTGCCGGTTTTGCGGTAAAAATGTTATCTGCTCTAAGACCAGTTTTTCGTCGTTGATGTCCAGGCGGACTTCTCTGCTCAGCAGGTTTTTCAGAAATGCTTGTTGCTGCTTTGGAGGTAACTTGGCCGGCATCATTTCGGAAATCTCCCCCGTTAGCCAGGCCTGGCTGTCCTGCAGTGTGGCTTGCCAGTGCGCCAGATCCAGCTGGAGATAGATTTCGGCCTGGCCGTCCCTGAGGGTGATCCTGGCAGTGTTTTCCTGCAGGGCATGGGCGTAGGCCCGGGAGCTGAACAAAGCCGCACTGCCCAGGGTCAGGCAGCAAATAAAGATAGTGCTCAGCAACAGGTAAGCCAGATAATTGCCATAGCCGTTGGCGGTTTTTTTAGTTTTGTTAACTTTTTTAACATAAGCAAACATGATGATTCCTCCTAACGGCAAAAGGTGCCGGTTTCTACTATGCCGCCGTTGCTGACGGTTTTTTGTTCAAAGTGATAACAGTTTTCCTGATCCGTCAGCGGCGAGTAGGTCACGTAATAGGCTTCTCCCTGGTAGTCGTAACTCATGGTACGGCTGCCGTCTTCATTAATGACATGGCTGAGGTTTTCCACGCCTCCCTGTGGTGGCGTCAAATTGGCCCGTGCGCCTGTGCTATCGCCGCTTAACGGGCTGACCCGGGGTAAGATATTTGTGTCCACCTCACCCGACAGGCACTGGATGATATAAGGGGGTGTCTGCGAAGTGTGGTAGCGGTAGCCAAAGGTTTCATCTTCCTGGCCGTTGCAGACATCCAGGGCGCCGTCGGTAATGGCGGAGCCGTCCGGATTATTGTCCCCGTATAAGGGGAAGCCGTCATAACCCCAACCGATGATGGCATCGTCTCCCCGGTTCGCCATGCTG
This genomic window from Thalassomonas viridans contains:
- a CDS encoding ATP-binding protein: MKLLHKFSLAFLISNFIAVLLLLALVIWSLTSGFNEFVNTSDQQYFTRVKQSLTQVYQQHQSWQPLTQDRELWRDVFAPNSDTRMPEKASQPAPRHEQRPRSGPPPREGRGDRNNRPPPREGRGDRDNRPPPREGRGDRNNRPPPREDRGDRSYRPPPREERSDRNYRPPKNEGDDFMKTERRISFYDANKVPFVGREDIDENQWIEAITFNGDTVGYLALVPANAEKNSPASIFLKQQYQMFALIALAVIFLAVLMALGLSRHLVAPIKRLIAATNGLRGGLYDTRVPVLTRDELGQLSENVNDLAQTLEKNQSNRYQWMSDTSHELRTPLTVIKSQLIAIQDGIFQADEKKIALFIEEIEKLNRLVDDLYQLSSSDIGGLTYKKTEQQPLVLLSQVVANYQGKFEQCNLSVSHNLDDPNAREYTAIVDKDRIKQLFSNLLENSCRYTDPGGKLNIVTHCAGQTLEIQIQDSAPGVTAAKRPKLFERFYRVEASRSRKYGGSGLGLALCKQIIEAHQGTITAMSSPLGGLCIKLTLPLAAR
- a CDS encoding YHYH protein gives rise to the protein MKFNLLTAGCLLALTHLAQAFVPEPPPKPRGPGGQPPQQAIAICQDQAEFSQCQMSRGDRTETGYCEYTPDRKYFACNPNSRGPGTETGGSEASNIGVDNIEDTTKREACQQITDSVAAGGFNGVSVNCDNEYAYIISDTYPDHDLMNGITGTNEQIPVPVVNYAAPVKLTPQLASSLTTIDAAVGVAVNGVPIYDYSAQGELDVYNYDANADTLVLGQLDNCGGHAGRGDDYHYHVAPNCMIDAMPNKADDTVIGWGYDGYPLYGNNNPDGSAIEAGTLDVCNGQADESFGYRYHTSVTPPYIIQCLVGEVDTGILPRVSPLSGDTTGARAHLTPPQDGVENLSHVIGEDGSRTMRYDYRGENYYVSYRPSAGTANCYDFEQKTVSNGGLIETGTYCR